In a genomic window of Candidatus Dadabacteria bacterium:
- a CDS encoding NAD(P)/FAD-dependent oxidoreductase: MRVAIIGNGVTGVAAALSIRRHQPDWEIVMISGESSFHYSRPALMYIFMGHMSYKDTKPYEDSFWQKNRIDLLRGWVTEIDTAGKKLIMHEKDPVSFDKLLIATGSKSNKFGWPGQDLGGVQGLYSLIDLRLLYENVKGARSAVIVGGGLIGIELAEMLHSRNIHVTFLVREESYWTNVLPIEESRMINRVITEQGIDLRLTTELKEIVGNDSGRVRGVITNKEEFIEAQIVGLTAGVSPNIALAKTSGIKTGRGILVDWSFRTDIPDVFAAGDCAEIITEGEGRNLIQQVWYTGKSQGKVAGEVMAGQQSVYDPGIWYNSAKFFDLEYQTYGMVKNVPVEEESNFYWEHPDHSRSIRIVTRDGAVCGINVMGLRYSHRVCESWVAEGRSLDYVLDHLGDANFDPEFYEKCEAEIIREIRKQAA; encoded by the coding sequence ATGCGCGTAGCTATTATAGGAAATGGGGTGACCGGGGTTGCAGCCGCCTTGAGTATACGCAGGCACCAGCCCGACTGGGAAATCGTAATGATTTCGGGGGAATCTTCATTTCACTACTCCCGCCCGGCGCTCATGTACATATTCATGGGCCACATGAGCTACAAGGATACCAAGCCCTACGAGGACAGTTTCTGGCAAAAAAACCGCATTGATCTGCTACGGGGCTGGGTTACTGAGATTGATACCGCCGGGAAAAAACTGATCATGCACGAAAAAGATCCCGTTTCGTTCGATAAGCTGCTTATCGCCACTGGGTCCAAGTCAAACAAATTCGGGTGGCCCGGTCAGGATCTCGGTGGTGTCCAGGGTTTATACAGCCTGATAGATCTAAGGCTTCTTTACGAGAACGTGAAGGGTGCCCGAAGCGCCGTCATAGTCGGGGGAGGGCTGATCGGAATCGAACTTGCGGAGATGCTCCACTCGCGCAATATTCACGTCACCTTTCTGGTAAGAGAGGAGTCCTACTGGACAAACGTCCTTCCGATTGAGGAATCGCGGATGATAAACCGTGTGATCACCGAACAGGGAATAGACCTCAGACTCACCACTGAGCTCAAGGAGATAGTCGGGAACGATTCGGGAAGAGTGCGGGGAGTTATAACCAACAAAGAGGAATTCATAGAAGCTCAGATAGTCGGACTCACCGCGGGGGTGAGTCCCAACATCGCCCTTGCCAAGACAAGCGGCATAAAGACAGGAAGGGGGATTCTGGTCGACTGGAGTTTCAGAACCGATATCCCGGACGTGTTCGCTGCCGGGGACTGTGCCGAGATAATTACCGAAGGAGAGGGAAGGAACCTTATTCAGCAGGTCTGGTACACGGGCAAGAGCCAGGGAAAGGTGGCCGGAGAAGTCATGGCCGGCCAGCAGAGCGTGTATGACCCTGGGATATGGTATAACTCGGCCAAGTTCTTCGATCTTGAGTACCAGACTTACGGTATGGTGAAAAACGTTCCCGTTGAAGAGGAAAGCAATTTTTACTGGGAGCATCCCGATCACAGCCGTTCGATAAGAATAGTTACGAGAGACGGCGCTGTCTGCGGCATAAACGTCATGGGCCTTCGCTACAGCCACAGGGTTTGTGAGAGTTGGGTAGCGGAGGGAAGGTCCCTTGACTACGTGCTCGATCATCTCGGGGATGCCAATTTCGACCCCGAGTTCTACGAAAAGTGCGAGGCGGAAATAATAAGGGAAATAAGGAAGCAGGCCGCCTGA